The Chlamydia poikilotherma DNA segment GAGAAAAGTTCCTCTTCACCCGACTCACGAATGTTCTCTGGATTTAAAGAATATCTTATTACCTCTTTTTCCCCAGGAAACTTTAGTCGGCAAATATATAATTTTAAATCATCAATGTTTCCCATAAGAAAATCTCAAAGCTATGTTTAAAGCTACTGTGAGTTTGAAGACAAGAGTTTACCAAACAAGATAATTATAGAAAACAAAGACATACTTTAAATCTATTGAGACAATAAATAAAACTATCATTTTTAATTTAAAAGAATCAATAAACCATTTCTGTAGAATTTTTTACCTATTTTTTTTATAATTCCTTCCGCAGTCAGTAGACAAATATCTAGGAAGTTTAAGACCGCTTCTACAAACAAACCTATTCCCGAATTATATCCGAGCAATAGCAGGAAAGACGGATTAGGCATCAAGGAAGACCATGGAAAACGACATCTTATTAAATATAGAGTCTAAAGAAATTCGCTACGCTCATCTAAAAAACGGTCAGCTTTTTGATCTCATCATTGAAAGAAAAAAAATTCGACAACTCAAAGGCAACATCTATCGAGGTCGCGTAACTAATATCTTAAGAAACATTCAATCTGCTTTCATTAATATTGATGAAAGAGAAAATGGCTTCATCCACATTTCAGATGTATTAGAAAATTCTAAAAAGTTTGAACAAATGTTCGATATGGATTTCGATGTTCTCCCCAAAGAAAACAATGAAAAAACCGAAGCCCCAATAGAAGAGTTATTAAAATTAGATAGTCCTGTATTAGTTCAGGTGGTTAAAGAACCTATAGGAACCAAGGGCGCACGTTTAACCTCAAATATTTCTATTCCGGGACGTTATTTAGTTTTACTGCCTAATTCTCCTCATCGTGGTGTGTCTAGAAAAATCGAAGACCCCCACATGAGAGATCAGCTAAAACAGCTTATTCGTTCTTTTGAAATGCCCCAAGATATGGGTTTGATTTGTCGAACAGCCAGCGTACTTGCTTCTACTGACGCATTAATAAATGAAGCTCATGACTTGCTTGCAACTTGGAAAAGTATCTTAGAAAAATTCCACTCCACAGATCAACCTTGTCTACTTTATGAAGAGACCGATATCTTAAAAAAAGCTGTAATCACCTGCATAGATAAGAATTATAAACGCCTACTAATTGATGATTATTCCACCTATCAAAAATGTAAGCATATGCTAAAAAAATATTCCCCCGACTCCGCTGTAAAAATTGAATACTATCGTGATTCAATTCCTATGTTTGAGCGATTCAATATCGAAAAAGAAATTGATAAAGCAACAAAGCGAAAGATTTGGCTTTCCAGCGGTGGTTACCTATTTTTCGATAAAACAGAAGCAATGCATACTATTGATGTGAACTCTGGGAGAAGCACACAATTAGAAAGCGGTGTTGAAGAGACTCTGGTTCAAATCAATCTAGAAGCTGCTGAAGAGATCGCTAGACAACTTCGCCTACGCAATGTTGGTGGTTTGGTCATTATCGATTTCATAGATATGAAATCACGTAAAAATCAGCGTCGTGTTTTAGAACGTCTAAAAGAACATATGAAATATGATGCCGCACGCTGCACTATTTTAAGTATGAGCGAATTCGGTCTCGTAGAAATGACCCGTCAAAGAAATCGCGAATCTCTAATGCAAACACTATTTACAACGTGTCCTTACTGCAGTGGTAATGCAATTATCAAAACTCCAGAAAGTGTAGTTATTGAAATTGAAAGAGATCTCAAAAAAGTGATCAACCATAAAGAACACTCCCATCTATGTTTAGTTGTTCACCCGGAAATTGCTGGTTATATGAAACAGGAAAAAGACGATGATGAACTCATTCGCCTGGCTAAACAATTAAAAGCTAAATTACAAATTAATACTTCGGACTCGCTTCATCTCAATCATTACCAATTCTTCTCATTAGTTACAGGAGAGAGTATTGAGTTATAGGCATGGTTATGCATTTTTCTACGTATTTACTACAGGCCTTTGGCAATCAATCCTTGCCCGAGCCTTTGTATCAGAAGTTTCAGATATATCATCAAAACTATCTTGATGCTGCAACAAAAAAATGTTCTTTGGAGAAAGCAGAGGAACTATGTCTACAATGGCTGAAAATTGTGATTGAGGATCTCAAGGACCCTTTTATCTTCCCCCCTTACCATAAGAAAATTCGCTCACCAGTAGACTTATTTAATTTTGGCAAGCAATTTTTCTCAGTTCTTGTAGATGATGAGAATTCTAAAATTTACAATCTTCATCAACTAGATCATATTCAAGAATTCATAGATCGCAAAGATAACGTTATTCTACTTGCAAATCATCAAACAGAATGTGACCCCCAGTTGATGTACTATGCTTTAGGAAAAACTCATCCCAAGCTAGTAGAAAATATGATTTTCGTAGCAGGAGATCGCGTGACTTCTGATCCCCTAGCACGTCCGTTTAGTATGGGTTGTGATTTATTATGCATCTATTCAAGACGTCATATTAATAATCCTCCAGAACAAAAGGAGGAGAAGCTTCATCATAATCAAAAGAGTATGAAAACATTGAAAACTCTACTTAAGGAAGGGGGTAAGTTTATTTATGTAGCTCCTGCAGGAGGTAGAGATAGAAAAACACATGAAAATCTTCTTTATCCCACAGAATTTCAACCAGAAAGCATAGAGATGTTTCGATTATTAACGAAAGCATCGGCAAGACCCGCTCATTTCTATCCATTCGCATTAAAAACTTACGACATCCTCCCACCCCCACCAACAGTAGAAGATGCTATTGGAGAATATCGAGCAATTTTCTTTGCTCCCCTTTTCTTCAGTTTTGGAGAGGAGATTTTATTAGAACATCTATGCTCTGAAGAAGAACTTTCAGAATGTGATAAGCGTAGTCAACGAGCATTAAGATCAAAAAAAGCATTCTCCATTTTAACACAGCTATATGAGGAATTATAAGAATGAAGTGGAAGGCACTGTCTGTTACTTTACTGTTATCTCTACTAGTAACAGCATGCAAACAACACACACGGACAATCCCCGATCAGTGCCCCCTAAAAGTTCTTACCCCATCTATAGCAAATCAAAAAACTGCCAAAATCATCTGTGCAAATGGCCTTCAATTACTAATAATTTCTAATCCAGGAATCTCAACTTCAGGAGCAGCTCTAGCAGTAAAAACAGGAAATTCCTCGGATCCTAAAGAATTTCCTGGATTAGCACATTTAACAGAACATTGTGTATTTTTAGGAAATGAGAAATATCCAAATAGTGACGGATTTTCCCATTTTTTAAGTAATAATAATGGCACGTATAACGCCTACACTGGCTCTTATACAACAAGTTATCTATTCTCTATAAAGAACTCAGCATTTTCTGAAGCTATAGATCAATTCGTCCACTTATTTATTCAACCTCTTTTCGATCAGGAGGACGTTGATAGGGAGAAAAATGCTGTAAACCAAGAATTCGCGATGCATCCGAATAAAGATCTTCGTCGTGTACATCGTATTCAACAACTTATTGCTCCTAAAGGACACCCTATTCAGAGATTCGGATGTGGGAATGCATCTACTTTAGCAAAAGTAAGATCTCAGGATATGCATCCGTGGTTTGATCAGCATTATCATCCTGAAAATATGATTGCTGTTGTTCATACAACAGAGCCAATAGAGAAGGCTGTAAAAAAATTCCCAAAAATCTTTGCTAAGATTCCTTCTAAGAAAAATAATCTTCATAAAAAAACGTTCTCTCACCCTGAAGAGGATTTCTCATCAGGAAAACTTTATATTAATTCTGCTGTAGAACCCACAGCAAGTATAAAGATTTATTGGCATCTCTATAACACATCTCAAGCTTCTCTCGGTTGTTATGCGGCCCTGGCTTATGTGTTAAATCATGAAGCAACAGATAGTCTCGTCTCTTTATTAAAAGAAGAAAAACTTATTACGGAGTTTGATTCTGGATTTTATAAAACTTCAGAAAGTACAGGAAGTTTCACTATCTATTATCAGCTCACTGAAAAAGGTGAGAGAGAATACTCAAAGGTATTGCTCCATACCTTTAAATATTTACATCAAATCCAAAAACAAGGAATTCCTGAATATTGTTTGAAAGATATTTCTACAATCAACGCCCTAGAATACTGCTACAGTTCAAAAACAGATCTTTTTAGAACTCTTCAGGGACAAATCGCGGATCTTATAGATGAGGATTTAACTACCTACCCATATCAATCACTTGTTTATCCACAATATTCTTTTCAAGAAGAACAAGATACCCTGACGATCCTTTCGGATCCCTATCAAGCCCATTATGTATTATCAACAAAAAATCCTGAGAATTGGAAAGATGCAACAAAGCATTACGACAGCATTTTTAAAATGGATTATTATGAAAAATCCCTACCAGATTTAGAATCTTACAAACAGGCTTCTGTACAAGAGCACATGGCTCTACCTCAACCAAACATCTATATTCCGAAAAATATTGAGGTTTCAAACATATCTAAAATAGACAACAAGGAATTCCCCTTCAAACCTCAGCTAGCATATGAAGATGCCGGTCTTACCTTCTACTATTGTGAAGATCATTTCTATACAATGCCCAAGCTTACTATAAATTTGCGCATGCGCTCTCCTAACATCTCTAGGAAAGATATCCGTTCATTAATAGCTACAGATCTATGTTCCCTAGCAATTAATGAAAATCTCCTTAAGCAATACTATCTAGCAGCTCAAGCTAGTCTTTTCTTCTCCACCTCTTTACGTGGAGACGGGTTGAATTTAGAAATCACTGGATATAACACGACAGCACCTATCCTATTGAAATCTATTTTATCTTCCCTAAAACCATCCATAAATCAAGAAAGATTCGATATACATAAGCAACAGCTTATGGAAACCTATCAAAGAAAGATCTCAGAATGCCCTATACGAGCAGGTATGGATAGGCTTTGGTCTTATACCCTAAACGATGTCTATTCCTATCATGATAAATTGACTACCCTTCAAACTATGGATTTTGAAGAAGTAGAAAAATTTTCAAACATCATGTTTGAACAACTACATGTTGAAGCCATGGCTCTTGGACCGCCCTCAAAAAAACAAGAACAAGAATTAGTAACTATTGTTAAAGACTTCGTTTCCTCCTACCCTACGTATGAAGCAGATGCTTTCTATTATCAAAGACAAGACAAAGAAATCTCAAATATAAAAATAGATTACCCTTTATCCGGAAATGCTATGTTATTAGTTCTTCAGGATAAACATTCCTCTTCTATCGAGCATATTGTTGCTACGGAGATGATGTTTAAATGGTTACACCACATAGCCTTTGCTCATTTGCGAACAGAACAACAATTAGGTTATGTCATAGGGGCGTGTTATCACGAACCTTTATTGTGTCCTTCGGGTCTATTTTATATCCGTTCTAATGCCTACACACCTCAAGAGCTTGTAATAAAAACAAAAACGTTCATTGAAGGAGTTGCTATATCTCCAGAGAAATTTGGAATGTCTGAGCAATATTTTTCTGATTTAAAAGACGCTTATATAAAAAATATCACTGACCCCACATATTCCTTAGAGTCCATGGGATCAGCTTTATTTTCCTTGGCCTTTGAAAAAGCTTCTGTACAATTCTCGCTGCCTAATGAAAAGATTATTGCCGCTAAAGCTATGGATTACATGACTTTCAAAACTTATTGCCAAGAATTTCTCAATCAAAAACCAGGATCAGAAATTCCTGTATATATTCATGGGAAAGACCGTTAGGTTTTTCCTATCTAAAGAAACAATAAATGAATTCAGGAATATCTCTAAGAAACCAAAATGTCATCAGAGATATTATTGATGGTCCTAAAGCAAATAGGAATAACCATCCCAAAGATAATGATGAAGATGGGAATGAAGGCCTTAAGATAAGATAACCGACAATATTTGGCATATTCGAAACAATTGTAAGCCCTCCTGCAGACATACACCCAGCTATAACAAGATAAAGGAAACAATCTGTAGCCACAGGAAGATTATGGACAAGATAATTCACCAAAGCATTATCTAAGAATATAGATAGGGTATATGAAGTAATCATATAACCAAAATCTGACATTCTATGCATCAGTTCTAAAACCCACCACTCTTGAAGTTCTCCGAAAATCACAAGACCCGCATAAAACAGCCCTACAAAGCAAACTTTCGAAATGTTGATTGCATGCTGATAGAAAATTGTAAATTTCTGAAATCCTAAATAAAATATTAAAATAGCAGCCATCAATAATGGTACAGATCTAGCTAGGATTACAGAACCAACAAGAACAATATGAACAAAAATAATCCATTTCGGGACTCGTTCATTCATCATAGATGGATTTGTTACTACCTTAGGAAAATTATTAAATTCTTTTCTAAAAATAAGATAGTAAATAGTTGTCGACAATAGGATAGAAATTACAGATTTCCAACAGAAATATTTTAAAATAACGCTATTTCCCCATTTCACCGAGGGCAAAATAATAAATAGAGCTCTAGAAGACAGTGCGGATGTTAATCCTCCCATAGAGATATTAGAAAATAGTAATCCCATTGTTGCGTAAGCAAAACGCGGAGTTGGAGAAAACTTATAAAAGTTCCTAACAAGCAACGTCGCAGCAATAATCATAGCCCCTGTTTCTTTAAGAAGCACCGCAGATAGTGGTGAGGCTATCATCAGAGTCCACCACCAACATCGTGGAGATTGTCGACCTATTTTTGCAATATTTGAAAAAATACGTTCTGAGAAATAAACAATAGGTCGCGATTCAAGAAGAATGAGCATAATAACAATAAAGAGAGAGAATACATAATTCCTGCTGTTGAAATAACTCATAGTCACTCTATAGCCCTCAGAATAGAGAAACCATAGAAACAGAGGAGCTGCCCAAAGAACAAAAACTAGCTCTACCCTACTTATCAATCG contains these protein-coding regions:
- a CDS encoding Rne/Rng family ribonuclease, whose protein sequence is MENDILLNIESKEIRYAHLKNGQLFDLIIERKKIRQLKGNIYRGRVTNILRNIQSAFINIDERENGFIHISDVLENSKKFEQMFDMDFDVLPKENNEKTEAPIEELLKLDSPVLVQVVKEPIGTKGARLTSNISIPGRYLVLLPNSPHRGVSRKIEDPHMRDQLKQLIRSFEMPQDMGLICRTASVLASTDALINEAHDLLATWKSILEKFHSTDQPCLLYEETDILKKAVITCIDKNYKRLLIDDYSTYQKCKHMLKKYSPDSAVKIEYYRDSIPMFERFNIEKEIDKATKRKIWLSSGGYLFFDKTEAMHTIDVNSGRSTQLESGVEETLVQINLEAAEEIARQLRLRNVGGLVIIDFIDMKSRKNQRRVLERLKEHMKYDAARCTILSMSEFGLVEMTRQRNRESLMQTLFTTCPYCSGNAIIKTPESVVIEIERDLKKVINHKEHSHLCLVVHPEIAGYMKQEKDDDELIRLAKQLKAKLQINTSDSLHLNHYQFFSLVTGESIEL
- a CDS encoding 1-acyl-sn-glycerol-3-phosphate acyltransferase; amino-acid sequence: MHFSTYLLQAFGNQSLPEPLYQKFQIYHQNYLDAATKKCSLEKAEELCLQWLKIVIEDLKDPFIFPPYHKKIRSPVDLFNFGKQFFSVLVDDENSKIYNLHQLDHIQEFIDRKDNVILLANHQTECDPQLMYYALGKTHPKLVENMIFVAGDRVTSDPLARPFSMGCDLLCIYSRRHINNPPEQKEEKLHHNQKSMKTLKTLLKEGGKFIYVAPAGGRDRKTHENLLYPTEFQPESIEMFRLLTKASARPAHFYPFALKTYDILPPPPTVEDAIGEYRAIFFAPLFFSFGEEILLEHLCSEEELSECDKRSQRALRSKKAFSILTQLYEEL
- a CDS encoding insulinase family protein gives rise to the protein MKWKALSVTLLLSLLVTACKQHTRTIPDQCPLKVLTPSIANQKTAKIICANGLQLLIISNPGISTSGAALAVKTGNSSDPKEFPGLAHLTEHCVFLGNEKYPNSDGFSHFLSNNNGTYNAYTGSYTTSYLFSIKNSAFSEAIDQFVHLFIQPLFDQEDVDREKNAVNQEFAMHPNKDLRRVHRIQQLIAPKGHPIQRFGCGNASTLAKVRSQDMHPWFDQHYHPENMIAVVHTTEPIEKAVKKFPKIFAKIPSKKNNLHKKTFSHPEEDFSSGKLYINSAVEPTASIKIYWHLYNTSQASLGCYAALAYVLNHEATDSLVSLLKEEKLITEFDSGFYKTSESTGSFTIYYQLTEKGEREYSKVLLHTFKYLHQIQKQGIPEYCLKDISTINALEYCYSSKTDLFRTLQGQIADLIDEDLTTYPYQSLVYPQYSFQEEQDTLTILSDPYQAHYVLSTKNPENWKDATKHYDSIFKMDYYEKSLPDLESYKQASVQEHMALPQPNIYIPKNIEVSNISKIDNKEFPFKPQLAYEDAGLTFYYCEDHFYTMPKLTINLRMRSPNISRKDIRSLIATDLCSLAINENLLKQYYLAAQASLFFSTSLRGDGLNLEITGYNTTAPILLKSILSSLKPSINQERFDIHKQQLMETYQRKISECPIRAGMDRLWSYTLNDVYSYHDKLTTLQTMDFEEVEKFSNIMFEQLHVEAMALGPPSKKQEQELVTIVKDFVSSYPTYEADAFYYQRQDKEISNIKIDYPLSGNAMLLVLQDKHSSSIEHIVATEMMFKWLHHIAFAHLRTEQQLGYVIGACYHEPLLCPSGLFYIRSNAYTPQELVIKTKTFIEGVAISPEKFGMSEQYFSDLKDAYIKNITDPTYSLESMGSALFSLAFEKASVQFSLPNEKIIAAKAMDYMTFKTYCQEFLNQKPGSEIPVYIHGKDR
- a CDS encoding putative Na+/H+ antiporter, with the protein product MILPQYSSSLKTGATLLFFFSILHTFLTPWLFSRCQLYQHKKMVFPERWKKYLWLSEFYRLISRVELVFVLWAAPLFLWFLYSEGYRVTMSYFNSRNYVFSLFIVIMLILLESRPIVYFSERIFSNIAKIGRQSPRCWWWTLMIASPLSAVLLKETGAMIIAATLLVRNFYKFSPTPRFAYATMGLLFSNISMGGLTSALSSRALFIILPSVKWGNSVILKYFCWKSVISILLSTTIYYLIFRKEFNNFPKVVTNPSMMNERVPKWIIFVHIVLVGSVILARSVPLLMAAILIFYLGFQKFTIFYQHAINISKVCFVGLFYAGLVIFGELQEWWVLELMHRMSDFGYMITSYTLSIFLDNALVNYLVHNLPVATDCFLYLVIAGCMSAGGLTIVSNMPNIVGYLILRPSFPSSSLSLGWLFLFALGPSIISLMTFWFLRDIPEFIYCFFR